Proteins from a genomic interval of Heteronotia binoei isolate CCM8104 ecotype False Entrance Well chromosome 5, APGP_CSIRO_Hbin_v1, whole genome shotgun sequence:
- the GPR62 gene encoding G-protein coupled receptor 62, with amino-acid sequence MPNRTQINSSQGHDIFFSMEVFQFQEAIGIFFMVMLSVIALVANTAVMVVILKTPLLRKFIFVCHLCLVDLLSAIFVMPLGIISSSTCFNRVLYSIAECQTLIFLNVCFISASILTISVISVERYYYIVHPMRYEVKMTTGLGVTVVAFIWIKSILVAALSLVGWPQDNGASSASKCTVYWSPGAHKKIFVIIFSILCFILPTLIIFAVYGSIYKVARIASLQHVPAPSWTATPRQRSDSIHSQVTIITTRNVPPRLSPERLFGGNKAALTLVLIVGQFLCCWLPFFSFHLHCSMNSPSMNPGYGETVVTWLAYSSFAINPFFYGLLNRQIREELAKLGRHCLNKPLSQELCVSSPEGSIQENFLQFLQRTSCTVETRSSFINSSPRNTLDQTAMGFRIPGQIPEETN; translated from the coding sequence ATGCCCAACAGAACTCAGATTAATTCTAGCCAGGGACATGATATATTCTTTTCAATGGAAGTATTCCAGTTCCAGGAGGCTATTGGCATTTTCTTCATGGTCATGCTAAGTGTCATTGCTTTGGTCGCCAACACAGCAGTCATGGTTGTTATCCTCAAGACGCCTTTGCTGAGGAAGTTCATCTTTGTCTGCCATCTCTGCCTAGTAGATCTGTTGTCAGCCATTTTTGTCATGCCCCTGGGGATCATCTCCAGCTCCACCTGCTTCAACAGAGTGTTATATAGCATTGCTGAATGCCAGACATTAATCTTCCTGAATGTCTGTTTCATCAGTGCCTCCATCCTCACTATCTCTGTCATCAGTGTGGAACGGTATTACTACATTGTTCATCCCATGAGGTATGAAGTCAAGATGACAACTGGACTTGGAGTCACTGTTGTGGCATTCATTTGGATTAAGTCCATCTTGGTTGCTGCTTTGTCACTGGTAGGCTGGCCTCAAGACAATGGTGCCAGCAGTGCCAGCAAATGTACTGTTTATTGGAGCCCTGGAGCCCACAAGAAGATATTTGTGATTATCTTTAGCATTCTGTGCTTCATATTGCCTACCTTAATCATCTTTGCAGTCTATGGCAGCATCTACAAAGTGGCTCGGATTGCTTCCCTGCAGCATGTTCCTGCCCCATCCTGGACTGCCACACCCAGACAAAGATCGGACTCCATTCACAGCCAAGTCACTATCATCACAACCAGGAACGTGCCTCCTAGGCTGTCACCTGAACGTTTGTTTGGTGGGAATAAAGCTGCCTTGACACTGGTCTTGATTGTAGGACAGTTCCTCTGTTGCTGGctgcctttcttttccttccacctACATTGTTCCATGAACTCTCCCTCTATGAACCCTGGCTACGGTGAGACTGTTGTGACCTGGCTCGCCTATTCTTCTTTTGCCATCAACCCTTTTTTCTATGGGCTACTAAACCGCCAAATCAGGGAAGAGTTAGCCAAGCTGGGGCGGCACTGCCTCAATAAGCCTCTAAGCCAAGAGTTGTGTGTCTCCAGCCCAGAGGGATCTATCCAGGAGAACTTCCTACAGTTCCTGCAGAGGACCAGTTGCACAGTGGAGACCCGTTCCAGTTTTATTAATTCCAGCCCCCGGAACACTTTGGACCAGACTGCAATGGGGTTCAGAATTCCAGGCCAAATCCCAGAAGAAACTAACTGA